Proteins from a single region of Apium graveolens cultivar Ventura chromosome 7, ASM990537v1, whole genome shotgun sequence:
- the LOC141674780 gene encoding uncharacterized protein LOC141674780 — translation MPPKKPWDRRGQGEKSSQKTSGRVFFVTAKDAASTPSTISGSLSVGNENAIVLFDTGAIHSFVSTSYAKHLDIASTALISDFSVGTPIGVTILVNSQYLDCVVRVDDRELLVDLLPIQMRDFDIILGMDWLERHKSTIDCPGKRIIFGDSNSPEFVFQGSKPSGCGKFISAIKAKKMVAHGSEGFLAHVIDTSKVQPEFEDVLVVHEFSDVFPEDLEGLPPEREIEFSIDLLPDALPISKAPYRVTSKQRMARGSSSQNIGGNDNQ, via the exons ATGCCACCAAAGAAGCCTTGGGATCGTAGAGGACAGGGAGAGAAAAGCAGCCAGAAGACTTCCGGTCGTGTGTTTTTTGTCACTGCAAAAGATGCTGCAAGTACTCCAAGTACCATTTCAGGATCACTTTCTGTCGGTAATGAAAATGCTATAGTCTTATTTGATACTGGAGCTATACATTCATTTGTCTCTACATCTTATGCTAAACACTTAGACATTGCATCCACTGCACTTATATCAGATTTTTCTGTTGGCACTCCTATAGGTGTAACTATACTTGTGAATTCCCAGTATCTTGATTGTGTAGTTAGAGTAGACGATAGAGAACTACTTGTAGATCTCTTACCTATTCAGATGAGGGACTTTGATATCATACTAGGGATGGATTGGCTGGAGCGACACAAATCTACAATTGATTGTCCAGGAAAAAGAATAATTTTTGGCGACTCCAATTCGCCCGAGTTCGTGTTTCAGGGTTCTAAGCCTAGCGGTTGTGGAAAATTCATTTCGGCCATCAAGGCTAAGAAGATGGTTGCTCATGGATCTGAAGGATTTTTGGCTCATGTGATTGACACGTCCAAGGTGCAGCCAGAGTTTGAAGATGTTCTTGttgttcatgagttttcagatgTATTTCCCGAAGATTTGGAGGGTCTTCCGCCCGAAAGAGAAATAGAATTTTCTATCGATTTGTTACCAGATGCACTACCTATTTCCAAGGCACCTTATAGAGTTACTAGCAAGCAGAG GATGGCAAGAGGTAGCAGTAGTCAAAATATTGGGGGGAATGATAATCAGTAG
- the LOC141674781 gene encoding putative mitochondrial protein AtMg00860: MSFGLKNAPAVFMDLMNRLFKDFMDKFLIVFIDDILVYSKSVEVHEEHLRVVLEILGNNKLYAKYRKCEFCLDQVAFLGYIISAVRIKVDPAKVEAITNWPRPSTATEVRSFLGLAGYYHRFVEGFSTIAMPLTQLTRKSNKFIWTDECETSFQELKKRLVTSAVLTLPSRLGSYVIYSDASKKGLGCVLM; this comes from the coding sequence ATGTCTTTTGGATTAAAAAATGCACCTGCAGTTTTCATGGACCTAATGAACAGGTTATTCAAGGATTTTATGGACAAgtttctgattgtgtttattgatgatatattgGTGTATTCAAAGTCAGTGGAGGTTCATGAGGAGCATCTTCGAGTTGTATTGGAAATACTAGGGAATAACAAATTGTATGCAAAATACAGGAAGTGTGAATTTTGTCTTGATCAAGTTGCATTTTTGGGATATATTATATCAGCAGTTAGAATCAAGGTGGATCCAGCCAAGGTTGAGGCTATTACCAATTGGCCAAGACCTAGCACTGCGACAGAAGTGAGGAGTTTCTTGGGACTCGCGGGCTACTATCACCGATTTGTAGAAGGCTTTTCGACAATTGCGATGCCATTGACACAGTTGACTCGAAAAAGCAACAAGTTCATATGGACCGATGAGTGTGAGactagttttcaagaattgaagaagagactTGTGACATCAGCGGTATTGACACTACCATCAAGATTGGGAAGCTATGtgatttatagcgatgcttcgaAGAAGGGACTTGGCTGTGTATTGATGTAA
- the LOC141674782 gene encoding uncharacterized protein LOC141674782 gives MPPKKPWDRRGQGEKSSQKTSGRVFFVTTKDAASTPSTISGSLSVGNENAIVLFDTGAIHSFVSTSYAKHLDIASTALISDFSVGTPIGVTILVNSQYLDCVVRVDDRELLVDLLPIQMRDFDIILGMDWLERHKSTIDCPGKRIIFGDSNSPEFVFQGSKPSGCGKFISAIKAKKMVAHGSEGFLAHVIDTSKVQPEFEDVLVVHEFSDVFPKDLEGLPHEREIEFSIDLLPDALPISKAPYRVTSKQRMARGSSSQNIGGNDNQ, from the exons ATGCCACCAAAGAAGCCTTGGGATCGTAGAGGACAGGGAGAGAAAAGCAGCCAGAAGACTTCCGGTCGTGTGTTTTTTGTCACTACAAAAGATGCTGCAAGTACTCCAAGTACCATTTCAGGATCACTTTCTGTCGGTAATGAAAATGCTATAGTCTTATTTGATACTGGAGCTATACATTCATTTGTCTCTACATCTTATGCTAAACACTTAGACATTGCATCCACTGCACTTATATCAGATTTTTCTGTTGGCACTCCTATAGGTGTAACTATACTTGTGAATTCCCAGTATCTTGATTGTGTAGTTAGAGTAGACGATAGAGAACTACTTGTAGATCTCTTACCTATTCAGATGAGGGACTTTGATATCATACTAGGGATGGATTGGCTGGAGCGACACAAATCTACAATTGATTGTCCAGGAAAAAGAATAATTTTTGGCGACTCCAATTCGCCCGAGTTCGTGTTTCAGGGTTCTAAGCCTAGCGGTTGTGGAAAATTCATTTCGGCCATCAAGGCTAAGAAGATGGTTGCTCATGGATCTGAAGGATTTTTGGCTCATGTGATTGACACGTCCAAGGTGCAGCCAGAGTTTGAAGATGTTCTTGttgttcatgagttttcagatgTATTTCCCAAAGATTTGGAGGGTCTTCCGCACGAAAGAGAAATAGAATTTTCTATCGATTTGTTACCAGATGCACTACCTATTTCCAAGGCACCTTATAGAGTTACTAGCAAGCAGAG GATGGCAAGAGGTAGCAGTAGTCAAAATATTGGGGGGAATGATAATCAGTAG